In the Glycine max cultivar Williams 82 chromosome 6, Glycine_max_v4.0, whole genome shotgun sequence genome, ttaaattaaagaagaagaagaagaagcaaattaataatttacgtACCGCCAATGCTCTTGGCAGCGTCTTTCAGGCTTCCTGCAAAGTATTGTCGAAGAACTGGCAAGCTGATAGTCTTCTCTGCCTTGGTTCGTCTCTTGTCGCCAGCTGATTTCCGGCCAACCCGGCGGCCACAAAAAGCTGCAGTACTCTCAACACCAACACTGACCTGCTCATTAGTATTGCTGCAGTTGGTTGTCACTTTGAACTCTTGTTTTGGCTCTTGGAGGTATTCCAAGGACACCGAGACACCTTTCCCCTTCTGTTGGGCCTCCATCATATGTGCAATCCAGGATGATGATTCCATTTCTTTGCCAACGACGGACGGCAACGCgattagttcctcctcctcctccatgACAAGATGCAAACTCCGGCAAGCTTGTTGCACTAGCATAAACAAGGAGTTGAGCAACTGCTTCTGGTCTTGGGTGTCATGGCAATCCTTTGGCAggaaaaattctaaaacaaaatcAGCGGAGGCACTCCGGAGTGGAATGCCCAGAGCAGCATGCAAGCCAAACATGTTAGCATGATGTGCCAGAGGATACTCCGCCTTGCTGAAGGAAGTAATGTCATTTGCAAAACAAGGTTTGGTGGTTGTGAAAGCTGTCCCAACTACTCCTTGCCCCCCCAAAAGGTGGCACTCAGAGCAGGCTTCCAGGAAACCCATTAGCTCTACATCCGCCACAAAACTAGCAGCATACACAGTCGACACATAATTCATCTCATCGTTTGAATGCCCACATCCACTCTTTCCTGCTTGTTGGATGCAGGGAGCCCATGTCAGAGCTAAAGGCAAGTTATGCGCCTTGCATACACACGTCAAAACTTGTACTATCCCATTTAATGCACTTTGGTACAGCTCGTCAAAGCCCTGATTCATTGATTTATCAGATGTAGAATCAATTATTCTgtctgaaattaattaattaataaatatagttAGTTATTCATGCATCCTACATTATGTACCTTGACGGTCACGGCTGGTGGAATGAAGTTGTGATGATGAGAAGAAGTACTGCTCGTAAAATCAACAGTACACTGAAGGTCGGGAGGGTTGTTGGGCATGAGAATCTCGACAACACCGAGACACATAGCAGTGCCTCTCTCAAAGACAGGAAGTGCGAGAGATCCAGGAGTACGGAGATGGCGCGGGTACTCGTGACTTCTGAAGAAGCGGACGTTGGGAGTCCAGTACTGATCATTAACATGAACCCAATCCTCTTGAATCTGAAAAGCTGCTGCATCCCCATTAAGAAGCGCGGCGGCGTATGGGTAAATATTATCCTGAGGCTGAGCACGTGCAGATCTACGTTCGGGCACCCACACCTGAATCGGCAAATTGGAATTCTTGGCGTATTCTTTCAAGTACCCAACAGCAATCACTAATCTCTCTTTCACAGAGGAAGATGGACCCGGATTTTCCCTTGGCCCAATCCACCATCTCTTCCCCACCATCAAACTAATTTCCGGGTCTGGTAATGATTCTTCTTGTTGGAATATTATTTGCGTCGACTCCATGCTCCTCATCGTGTTTGACTTTGAAGAATTAGCCTCCGTGCCACAATTCAGGTACGATCCAACCCTTGTTTCCAGCCAGCATCCTTCTACAAACAGCTCATCGATGAAATCCGTTTCTGGGCCAAGAATATCTGAGAAGCTCCCATATGAACCATATGCATTCTGCACCAACCCACCATATTCCATCCTTCCTCGATCTCTATATACGTACGTAcctatcattaattaattacttatgtCAGACTACTTTGTTTGAAAAAGGATTGTTGGAATAAGCTTTACATAAAGAGTACTTGTGTCTATGAGAGGAAaatgaagtttaatttatttgtggAATTTATACAGCACTTCCAGCTTGAAATCTGTTAAGAATGTGAAATTGAAAGCCAACCTCCTATTTGTgagaaataaacatgcagacGACACACAAACAAGGGGGAATGGGGATCAAGTACAAGGCCTTCACCTTACTAAATTTGAAGCTTTGACCTCCTGGAGCTAGCTATGCAATTGattaagattaagaaaaaattcTAGTTTGGCAGTGAGATCATGAACAACCGAAAGGTCTGAACTGTAACTTTGTAGGAAAGACCGAGAGAGGAATGTTATCGTATATCTGATCGATCTCTACTCCAAGTAACTGGGCGCTTCTTTGCTTATTATACAGTTACCAGGGAATGAAAGTCTTCTATTTATTGACCCGGAACTGCAAAATTTTCTAGAATGTCAGTAGGGCCCACAAGTTAGAAAAACCTAGGACGTGTcagaataaatatatataccaatTTTCAGTCTTCCAGTACTGTAAATAGCATTGAGGAGGAGTAACAATAATCACTTAATGtgtgaatatatatttataccTATGAGATAGGGCGGGTTATTTATCTCACTCTAAATAAAAATGGGATTAAAGAATCCCATAATGAATTActggtgtattttttttttttgtactttaaGATCGTtagttgaaaatatttattacatcaatatttttttattttttataagaaacatcaataatttattatggGGGGTTTTAGGACAGAAAATAGGTTCGCAAATAGCTTAGGTAGATTATTGGGATATGCAGCTTGACCTGCATAAGGCATCGCCTATtcgaaacctttttttttattattaaaaatgtccggtttaaactttttaaaaagtttcaatAAAAGGTTTTTAGGTGTTAAAAGAAGTATTAGATATAATAGGTCGACTTATTTaagtccatatatatatatatatatatatatatatatatatatatatatatcatttttacattatattatattatataaatcacatattaatataatttttgcctaataatataaaaaatattaaatttttatcagGAGGTAgatttataacaattttatgaaaaatgttaataatgtaTCTTAATTTACCGGGAAGTAAAAGGAAAATACATTATTGAGGTAcacataatgtattttttttcttaatttttaaagttaaaatgtaattttttttcctattttattaaatttgtgtTTCCAATCCCAAGTTTATTAATTGAGACAttctatttcttatttttaaaaattttgtgattttattcttttattttttaattgagatattttatctcttactcttaaaaaatttgtaattttaattcttgtggtaaattttaaacattaatctatgtattaaatattgactaacatatgtttatttattatacagatgataaatattttgtaaaaaattatttgttaacaaacttaatttatcaaaaaaataaaaaattacccgGTCAACCAATCTAAAATTGATCAatgagattaaaattataattttttaaaaagtgaggGACGAAATAGTGTAATGAGAAAGAAAACattaagaaaagaataataaagggaaaaatatataaacgtGATTACGTGAGAAATAacgtaataataaaaataagagacaaaagatgtataaaaaaatataaaattcagaGAGTATAAATGGTTCGGTATCATAATTAAGTTCATAAAATCCTTATGAAGAAGCTACAGTTGAATATACGGGAAGTTGGGAGAAAGGGCGTAGCTCTTGGCCTCTTGCAGGCTTCCTCTCCATGTTCCACGTGGCAATTCTACAGATTTTGTGGGGAAAAAAAAGTAGAACAAATTAAACTAGCTACTATTTagaattttgagatttttttttaaatagcttTATGTTGCACTCCGTCATCCTAATCCCAAGTTGATACCATGAAAAGAATATTCATCTCATTTCATTGGTGAATTCATTGACACAAGGCACCCCGAAACTTAAACAATAAGTACTGTGGTTAAACCTTGGGCATGGTTACTTATGCAAGCTAGCTAGATGGGTGGTTTTTGgtttatttgaaaatgaaaggGAATAATTCTTATTGCCgatatttgttgaaataagaTTCTGAGATAACTCATAGAGATCGCTTTCACTCAAGCTAATCCATCtctctcttttatatatatatatatatatatatatatatgaatgtcaatcacttttaataaaaagataaatgattatgtgtgatggaaaaataaaaacatatcaattaaaaagaaaagaaagaaagtctcATGAAATTTTAAGGATTTTGGTGAGATTATTTAATGTGTAATTTCTACTAAAAAGTTTTATGAAATCTATTAAAATTGATCCTAAGAaagaatttatcaaaatttatatacttttgaatACCATAAGACTTTTATTAAGTTGTAAAGAAATTTAATAGATACCTatgaattttattgattttcttaaaaaaaatctaaatagtctttattgaatattataaaacttatttctattgtttaaaaattttaattgaatatccCAAGACTTTTTATcacaaaaaaatcttttaaaatcttaattgaatacaCTCTCAAAATAAACAGAAGATATGTATAACAAGATTTAAAAATACACACactcttaattaatttcatgtCTCTTAGAATCAATTGTTCtagtaagaattacataaattaagtagttttatataacttaaaatatatttttttgtaatttatattattgtgAAAAGTCATTTTGATACTTAATTTATtcgttaaaaatatttattttaatctttaattcttaaatttaagttaatattattctttattcttctcAAACAATGattgattttggttttgggatataattttaaatattttttaacttattcaaaacataaaatttgtgtCATTAGATTCTTCTGGATAAAAATTATGTAACCCTACTAATATTTGAacaaataatgagaaataaacaagatgaaaatggcccaaaaaaattagtgtcacaaacaattgaaaaactacaaaaattgtgtttaattatcaaattgatccctttatttatttagaatgtTCGATTAGATTCTTTCATTTCTGAAAATTTCAAtcagattcttttttttttttaatatctcaaTATGATCCTTTAATGTCTCAATgtgatcatttaaaaaaaatgtctcattGTGATATTTTCTGCCAGAATTTATAGGATCACATTGAGgcattttcaaacaaaaaaaaggaatgcATTGaagcattttttataaaaaaattgattggaaTTTTCAGAAATTAAAGGACCTAAATAAACAAtctaaatgaataaaataaccaaattgataattaagtcAAAAATCTAATATTAAGTTCTTTTTCGATTACTCAATAGATTCACTTCTCGCATAAGTTTCATTATGCTTATGGTTTTTTTAAACATTAGTTATATTCCATAGTTTTAAtgtaattgaatttaatttgacAAGTTTCAGGTCATGAATCAATgcaaaaaaaggttaaatttggtttttggtcctctaatttattatttagcttTAATTTAGTCTTCtaacttttttattcaatttgatcttttaattcttaaaatcgATTCAGCTGGGAGCTTTACTATTAGAGATGTTCAGGCTTTGAatgtattcattagagagcTCTGAGTCTCGGTGtatcttttccttttgctttctACTCCTTCTATAGGCCTAAGGTAGCTTAATTTTCATCGGACCTCGCGCCGCTGAGCATGCACTTTTAGGCTTAGCGAGGCATTTAGGGGATTAGTGCGGGTTTTCTTCGCGCTAAGTGTGCCTTTGGGCTCCTTCTTGGCCCTTTTTTGCGCTAAGTTTAAGCTAGCTGTCTCAATCTTCAACTTTTCCTTCTAAGGCATTCTCTTCACGTTTTTGCTTCAATTTTTCTCCAAAGCActtgtaatattcttcttttgaattcttctggttaaaaattaatatgatattaaatttcttattatttcattgaaaaacaacattaaagtaaagaaattctaatcattcttaatcaaaattgactatcaattaaactcaaattttg is a window encoding:
- the LOC100798024 gene encoding protein NLP2 isoform X2 — protein: MEYGGLVQNAYGSYGSFSDILGPETDFIDELFVEGCWLETRVGSYLNCGTEANSSKSNTMRSMESTQIIFQQEESLPDPEISLMVGKRWWIGPRENPGPSSSVKERLVIAVGYLKEYAKNSNLPIQVWVPERRSARAQPQDNIYPYAAALLNGDAAAFQIQEDWVHVNDQYWTPNVRFFRSHEYPRHLRTPGSLALPVFERGTAMCLGVVEILMPNNPPDLQCTVDFTSSTSSHHHNFIPPAVTVKGFDELYQSALNGIVQVLTCVCKAHNLPLALTWAPCIQQAGKSGCGHSNDEMNYVSTVYAASFVADVELMGFLEACSECHLLGGQGVVGTAFTTTKPCFANDITSFSKAEYPLAHHANMFGLHAALGIPLRSASADFVLEFFLPKDCHDTQDQKQLLNSLFMLVQQACRSLHLVMEEEEELIALPSVVGKEMESSSWIAHMMEAQQKGKGVSVSLEYLQEPKQEFKVTTNCSNTNEQVSVGVESTAAFCGRRVGRKSAGDKRRTKAEKTISLPVLRQYFAGSLKDAAKSIGVCPTTLKRICRQHGITRWPSRKIKKVKELLHSNPQQLRLAVRPLL
- the LOC100798024 gene encoding protein NLP2 isoform X1, whose protein sequence is MEYGGLVQNAYGSYGSFSDILGPETDFIDELFVEGCWLETRVGSYLNCGTEANSSKSNTMRSMESTQIIFQQEESLPDPEISLMVGKRWWIGPRENPGPSSSVKERLVIAVGYLKEYAKNSNLPIQVWVPERRSARAQPQDNIYPYAAALLNGDAAAFQIQEDWVHVNDQYWTPNVRFFRSHEYPRHLRTPGSLALPVFERGTAMCLGVVEILMPNNPPDLQCTVDFTSSTSSHHHNFIPPAVTVKGFDELYQSALNGIVQVLTCVCKAHNLPLALTWAPCIQQAGKSGCGHSNDEMNYVSTVYAASFVADVELMGFLEACSECHLLGGQGVVGTAFTTTKPCFANDITSFSKAEYPLAHHANMFGLHAALGIPLRSASADFVLEFFLPKDCHDTQDQKQLLNSLFMLVQQACRSLHLVMEEEEELIALPSVVGKEMESSSWIAHMMEAQQKGKGVSVSLEYLQEPKQEFKVTTNCSNTNEQVSVGVESTAAFCGRRVGRKSAGDKRRTKAEKTISLPVLRQYFAGSLKDAAKSIGVCPTTLKRICRQHGITRWPSRKIKKVGHSLRKLQLVIDSVQGAEGAIQIGSFYTSFPELSSAANGVSESSNINNNNNDNSKFFSEYNQGQGATTFKSPTTSPCSQTTIVMSESQPLGLGASVQVVQEEAKHFAHQHLESLPPLPQSSTSVWNMGTFRVKATFGDEKIRFSLQPNWGFRDLQKEISRRFNLNEISNIQLKYLDDAREWVLLTCDADLEECKGINTSSQSQSRTIRLFLFHASPLNHANAFPGTSPSS